The DNA segment tttaaaaggacATGCAGATTTCGAAATTGAATCTTGAATTATCGCTTGCAGATTTCGAAACTATCAATCtttattgcatgcataattttgaattttatatatatatataagttagtGGAGCTAGTTTAAGAGACCCTTTTTGAATTGCAAAATAATTTCGAAGGTTTGCTGAAAATTTTGAATGCAACCTTGCGAAATTGCTCTCTCAATTTTGTTATAGGAATCGGCCAATCCTAATTAATAGGAACTCGTGTCATTATTCCCTTTTGTTTAATCTCAAcgcaaaattttcttttttctctAGTGCGAGTTAGAAGAGAAATATGTAAACTGGTCGTGGACTTGATTCGGAGATTAAAGAAGGAGATACTCCAGTTGATCGTTCGTAAAAAATTACAACAAGAGTTATATTCGCTAATCTCGGTATAGTTGGTGTCAAGTGAAATATTCACTAAACATATAATTTCGTAAACATCTTATGAATGTCAATTAAACCATACGAGTGTTCAAGAATGTTTTGAATGTCAaaacgaaaaattttaaactttcgctgtgactttattatttaaaaaattatatattttaaatttatatatattcttttggtatatatcaaaatttttaatttcatactGTTGTCATACCATATCATTCTGAATTCTTCGGtatatcaaaaattttgataaattttgtatttttgcGATCAGCAAACTCGGTATAGCGAacatttcgatatttttttcTCACCCATGTGACCTTAATTATAAGGCACAACTTCATTGAAAAGTATAatgtaatgatttttttttttacattaaatTCAAGTTCAATCCAACAATAATATGTGGATCTATCCctaattattattagtattatctGTAAAATCCATAAATAAGTTCCTTATatataatgaataatataatatttaattctaaaactttaatatattttaagaaTTTATCTCGATCtggtttttcttttcttttcttttctttttcttttattttttttttaaaaaagattgaTAGTGTACAACACTTCAAATACTTGTGAATAAACGTCAATGTATAAGTTTATTTTGTTAACAAAATTTCTTACTCCTGTAAAACGCAAATCCTTACATTTATATTCAACACAAGAACTCTTTGTTGATCAATGAAATCCGGACATCTCCACAATCCTTACATTCATATTCAACACAAGAACTCTTTGTTGATCAATGAAATCCGGATATCTCCACAATGGTATAATATTGTCCACTTTGGACACAAGCCCTCatgattttgcttttgaaatCACCCAAAAAATCTCATATTAATGAagatatcattccatatatTAATGCATGGTCTTTTCCTTGATCTTTCAATGTGGGACTTTGGTTGACTACCCAATAATCCTCCTCTCAAACGAAGTCTCACGATCATTCACATGGTCCGGGCCTCCACTCAATTCGTCCTCCAATCGAGGTCACTCCTCTTCACTGCGTTGAGACACACGTCTTATATGAATTCCTGAGAGCATCACACTCGAGAGCTTATCACGAATTTTTTATCGGGAGCCCTCACCCTCATTCGTTTAAGTCTCTGAGGATTCCACCCACAATGGCTCAATCAGACCATGACTCGTTCTCACGGACGGCGCCATTTCTTGATCAATGGAATCCGGATATCTCCACAATGAtatgatattgtccactttAGGTACAAGCCctcatgtttttgtttttggaaCCACCCAAAAGGCCTCATACCAATGGGGATATCATTCCATATATTAACTCATTGTCTTTCCCTTGATCTTTCAATGTGAAACTTTGGTTGACTACTCAACACCCTTAAAAAACCTGTTttacaatttaattttataaaacacGTCTCATATGGGACCCAACTCATATCAAAATCATTTCTCCTCACAAGACCTACCCCACACTCAAATACCACCAGCGCCTAATTAGATGCACACAATACATAATGAGTTATTACTACAAATTAAAAAAGCACACCTAAAGTTTAAACCCCACTGTCCCACACACATCTTTAGTTTCAAAAGCGAAAGACAttgatcaaaaaaaaaaaaaaaacacgaaAGACATGACTATTTATTAAAACATGAAGCGTGAGTGCGTGACAAACGCCGGCGTTCTTCGGAAACCAGGACAACAAAAATTTAAGATTTCAACGGTTCAAAACTTTTGgaaaaaaatcaatttgatttcaataaatataaataaccaTTCAAAGATCCATGAACAAAACATTATGATGATATGTCTGGATGACGGATAATAGAACTAATACCGGAGGTTAATCCTCATACTATAGGTATCGTTTGGCTTGAGTAATAGGATAAGTAATCCATAGATAAGTagtataatgtaaattaaaaataaataagaaaaaataattaatacattatttgatttcatggatagattataatttatttgatttaattgatataaaattattaattaataaatagataaataaataatatgacgaaaataaggcgaaattaattgggataagttatacatagattaataatacatcaaaccaaacaatgtcAATTGTCATTTTAACATTTTGGGTTAACATTCTTGTTAAGCCAAAAACATCAATTGCCCACCCCATGCATAAACCTCTCCGGCTTAATTAAGGAGAGGTATTTGCGTTCAAATACATGAGAAGATAAGGAAAAAATATCTCATCTTGATCAATTtaacatgatttatttaactaaataaactCTGTTTGACCATGATTTGGAAATATAATCTTCTTAATTTTTCCCattgttttgtttttgcatttcttttgtatttgaaggtcattttgcaatttttttttgaaagattgtcataaataaaaaaatttggttgatcaagatcatttttcaaactctTCCTCAATTAACATATATGATTTAAGAAACATAACATATATATGCTTTTAAAGATGTGCTCGAGTTTATGAAATAGATGAAAGCTTAACATTTTGTCATGAGTTCGATTTTTTTTACAACACTTTTTCAGACAAACTGTCATACAAGACTTGACTGGCATGGATCGCAAGCGATCCAAAGGCTCGTTCGATGCTGGGTGTACAGGTAGTGCCGTGATCCATTAGTTGGCTGACACGTGGAAATGGGCCatgttatttattttgtgaATGTAATTCTATTTTTCAAACCCAACCCTAACCCATCCCCCAaccagggtaaacaaatcccgtAAATAATTATCATTTCCCATTTCTCATATCTCATTTCCGAGTCATTCTTGGTGGAGCTATCGCCCAGATCTCAGAACTCAGCCACCGTCTACGAGTTCCAGTCTTCATTTTCGCCCCAGACTCCGGCTCCCATCGAGTTGAAGGTCAAGATTCACTACACCGAGGCCTTCATTGAAACATCGTGAACTCCGACTCCCTTCTTCTCAGACCCCGGTGCTGCCTTCCACGCCCCCGTTAAAGCTCCATTTTTGATTGAAGGTATTACTGAAATGTTAgctaaaaaaatgtttattttgtttatttgaattttttgggaGTTTCGAGATTTgggtgtgttttttttaaaaaaaaaaaaaaaaaaaagaaatttgcGTGTCTTCATCATTTTTGTTTCGAGATTTTCTTGGAATAGAGTTTTGTGGTGGGCAAAGTGCAAAGTCTATGCATTTGGTTCATTAATTTTTATCATCAGGAACATATATTTGCCGTGTAGTTAATTTTATTTACCTTTTCTGAGATATGTAAGCAAGCACTGAACAATTGTGGGACGAAGTTTTACTATATGCTAAAATTAGATTATTGAAGCCGTGGGTACAATTACACTGGGGAATTAGTGCAGCCGGCTACGAGCTTCATAAGCCATAAAAGTATTGATCATTCCGTCTCAATTTGCTTGGTGTAATGATTTTGTAAATCAAGTTTGAGGAAAAGTAGGAACCATGATGCATTTCATTAAATATTCAGTAAATATGTTTACATGCTATACTTGTGTAATTTGTTTGTTTATATTTAAGAGTTAATGGGGATGTGTATTGGTTAGATTTAGCATTGATGTGAAGTcgtttttattgattgttatgTCTTAATTTGCTTGGTACTATGATTTAGTAAATCAAGTTTGGGAGAAAGTGAAAACCATGAAGCATTTAATTAAATATCCAGTAAATGTGTATGTGTATGTGTATATGCAATAATTGTGCAATTTGGTTGTTTATTTTTAGGAATTAATGGGGTTGTGTACTGTTAGATTTAGCTACTAATGTGAAGAGCTTCTCTTGTGTAATATTTAGGGATATGGATGTGAGGTATCCTCAAACTCCGTGGTGTAAGTGCAACGTTAAGGCTGATATTAGGGTTGTCCAAACTGAGAAACCATCCAAAGGACGACTGTATTATTGTTGCTCTTTTCAGAAATGTGGGTATTTCTGTTGGTGTGTCCCGGAAAGTGTACGTGGTGTTGAGGTGTCATCTGAGATGGGAAGTGGGCAGCCATCGGCTTCAATGCCATGTCCAACAACCGAAAGATCGGGCAGTGGGCAGACATCGGCTTCAATGCCATGTCCAACAACGGAAAGTTCGGGCAGTGGGCAGCCATCGGCTTCGATTCCAAGCCCAACTACCGAGAACTTGAATGTCAGTGGCAATGAAGACGTGATATTGGAATTCAAGCTTCTAAAGGTTCGATCTAACCACCAATGTAGCTGCAGGCGTTGATGAAGTTATGTAAGAGTCCTTAGGGTTCTTTTTGTTAGGTTCATGTAATTTGGGGATTATGCAATTTGGGTTATTTGATGATGTTCTGTAATTTGTGGCTTTATGCCATATTGTTAAGAAGTTTAATGAACTATGAAGTTATGTTGAATGTATTTTTCTGTAATTCGATGTTAATGTTCTAAGTTTTAATGTTAATGAATTGGTTGTTAATGAAGTGATGTTGGCAATTTTGTCTTTTGAAAATGTTTAGTGATGATAACTTCATAATTGGTTGCTATTTTCTCGCGCGCGCCCGCCTTCATTAATGTAGGAAAAAAAGCATTTGATGAATATATAGAGAAACATCTGTTGCTGCTATGTGAAACTCTGAAACATCACGTTCTTGCGCCTACTATAATAGATTTGCATCAAGTGATGTTTTTACCCATTGAGATTAACATCcatttttcattttgttttctaCCTTGCGTTTGAATCAGCACAATGTATAGAGACAGAGTTGaccatatttttataattaaaggattaaagGCGTCATGGCAGCACGTTTAACAAAACCTTAACGTGAATTGTTTATAACATAACTACAAATTGTATCAAAGACCGTCATTCAATTGCAAATGCATTGGCATATCCAAGAAAGCTTGCATCACTTACAATAACACACAAAAACCAGTACCAAAAGCATCAACcacaaaaacacaaaaaaaaaaaaaaatcgtgcAGCAGCATATCCACAAAAGCTAGATACAACAGCATCGTATCCACTAGTAGTTTAATCTCCAAACAGCATCAGCTTCTTCTACGTCAACTCTTCAAGTGATGGTGTGTTGTTATCTTCCATTTTTTGCACCATGCcataatacaaaaataaaagCATAAGAACAAAACCATCAGCAACAAACCAATATTTAGTAATGTAATGTCTATGTAATAGTTTGAATTAATATACACAACTATAACTAATAAACAGGGAAAATATGAGTCAAAACCTGCAATAATATGAGTCAAAACCTGCAATTTATCGATGTTTTTTTGCACCATGCCATCAGTTTCCATGAATATTTCCCTACAAAATGTAGAAAAATTTAAGgacaaaacatatttttaaaaattttaatgttatttGATAAAATTGTTTACTTGTGACGAATGAGGACCCCCAAAATGATATGGAAAAAAATTCATCTGACCACTTGGATATAAATTTGGGTTACCCTGCAGTTAAAATACAATTGATGTAggtctgaaaaaaaaaatgaaattatttgctccaaaaaataaaactatgcaGTATATATATCATGAATATTACCATTCCATGGGAATATTGAGACAAATGTTGAGTGTATCCAAATGGAAATTGAATTTGAGATGAAACGAGAGGATATTGTGATATTGTCAAATTCGAGTTTTGTGACGAAATATTGTTCATTTCTTCTGTATTGGTTGCATCTTGGGAATTTTTCCCCTTTCTTTTCGATCCTTTTGAACCTAACAAAACCAATAAAATTACAAAAGTCGTGTTAGATTAACCGTATTACAAATATATGAATAATTTTCAAAACTTACATGAAATTTCAGCTTTTCCCTTTCCTTTTCCCTTTTTGCTCTTCTTTTCCCAGTGTCGTGTGATATTGGCATTTGTAACTCCTTTTGCTTTGGCAGTAAGTGGGTCACGTATCGGTTCTTCATTTACGTGACCATCATTTTGAATATCCTCACATGGTATCTCATCGTCTAAATTCAATGTCTGGACGAGGTCGGTGATTTCATCTTTCGCAGTGTCAACCAATCTAAATAATATTGTTCTTGCATCATCATGAGATTTGCTCAGTTGAGTTAGATCATAAACTGATCTTATTATTTGGTTGACAAAAACCAATTCAGATACGTGACCACCAATACCAGAACCACTATCTTCAAAAACAGATTTCTCTCTATTTCTCACATTCTTCGTCCATCTTTTCAAAATATAACGGTTGGGCAAAACAGTTACATCCATAGAGTTAAACACCATCAAAACATGCTTACACAAAATTCCCATTGTCTCAAACTTATGACAAGTGCACTTTATTTCTTTAGTCAGCTTATTGAACAACACACACCTCACCCTAGAGTGTTCATCATGAGATTTTACCTTTATCTCAATCCAATTCCAATCATTATCATAACAAGATGATGCCTCAACATTTTTGCAATTCAACGAATTAATCAATTCCATTTCAAATAACTGATATATGGAAATCGTATACACATCGGCAGCATGAATCAAcaatggatgatttttcaaaaTCTGTCCTGGCTTACCATGACGACATCGGGTATCCTCAGCCTTCTCTTTCTCTCGCCATTTATTTTGAATCTTTGTATAATTCATCACAAATTCATACAAAGAAATCGTTTTATTACCTGCTTTTTTCAACGCTCTATTTGTGGCCTCGCTCCTCGAAGTAGCCAAAAGTCCAGCACTAAATTTTTCATTACTAAAAGCAGTGGCCCATTTGCTCCTAAGTTTATACATCCCATTCAACCATTTATGACTATCCAAATTATATATACAAATCATTTTTCTCCATGTCACCTCAAATTCATCCTCAGATTCACAATAATTCATGCACTTATACCACAAGTTTTTAAATGCTGAATTGCCATTTAAACTACCAAAGTGAGAAGGAGCATTttgatttatatgccattgaCATAAACGATGATGTGATTGAGGAAAAACTGTTTCAATGGCATTCATCATGGCTTGACATTGATCTGAAAATATAGTCTGAGGTTGTTTCCCATTCATAGAATCAAGAAATGTAGTAAACAACCATTCAAAAGAACTTTCCGTTTCATCTGACAAAAATGCCAAGCCAAACATCACATTCTTCAAATGGTGATTGATACCAACAAAAGGAGCACATATCAAATTATACTTATTTGTTCGGTACGTTGTATCAATCGACAAGATATCACCGAAACATTCATAATCAACTGCACATCTATAATCCCTGAAGAAAAAGTTCATCACTCTATCATCATCATCCAGTTGCATATTCCAATAAAAATAATTCTCATTGTTCGTCTTATTCGTAAAGTATTGAATAAGTGTAGTGGCATCTCCATTCTCAACTTTGGTGTGTTTTTTCAACCGACTCATGTGATCATATGCATCCTTCCTAATAAAACCTAAGTTTTCAGGACCACATGCTTCA comes from the Henckelia pumila isolate YLH828 chromosome 1, ASM3356847v2, whole genome shotgun sequence genome and includes:
- the LOC140873932 gene encoding protein FAR1-RELATED SEQUENCE 5-like, whose product is MEDDNSLEVLEGDYSEEVEIGDIPNMQGEVPDFSVQENEVQIENSITDVLESKLKVGQIVKSVEDAYLLYCQYAHAKGFSVRKGDQRCFSHTNELQSKEFNCSCEGSKDEKRSSKKVAVYQKPITRTNCKAKLKITREKEGEWRVSRFVEEHNHEMFAHDQSYLLRSARNISHAKKSTLEAMVNAGIPVSSAVSFMENEACGPENLGFIRKDAYDHMSRLKKHTKVENGDATTLIQYFTNKTNNENYFYWNMQLDDDDRVMNFFFRDYRCAVDYECFGDILSIDTTYRTNKYNLICAPFVGINHHLKNVMFGLAFLSDETESSFEWLFTTFLDSMNGKQPQTIFSDQCQAMMNAIETVFPQSHHRLCQWHINQNAPSHFGSLNGNSAFKNLWYKCMNYCESEDEFEVTWRKMICIYNLDSHKWLNGMYKLRSKWATAFSNEKFSAGLLATSRSEATNRALKKAGNKTISLYEFVMNYTKIQNKWREKEKAEDTRCRHGKPGQILKNHPLLIHAADVYTISIYQLFEMELINSLNCKNVEASSCYDNDWNWIEIKVKSHDEHSRVRCVLFNKLTKEIKCTCHKFETMGILCKHVLMVFNSMDVTVLPNRYILKRWTKNVRNREKSVFEDSGSGIGGHVSELVFVNQIIRSVYDLTQLSKSHDDARTILFRLVDTAKDEITDLVQTLNLDDEIPCEDIQNDGHVNEEPIRDPLTAKAKGVTNANITRHWEKKSKKGKGKGKAEISCSKGSKRKGKNSQDATNTEEMNNISSQNSNLTISQYPLVSSQIQFPFGYTQHLSQYSHGMGNPNLYPSGQMNFFPYHFGGPHSSQGNIHGN